One part of the Glycine max cultivar Williams 82 chromosome 14, Glycine_max_v4.0, whole genome shotgun sequence genome encodes these proteins:
- the LOC106795895 gene encoding LOW QUALITY PROTEIN: ATP-dependent zinc metalloprotease FTSH 6, chloroplastic (The sequence of the model RefSeq protein was modified relative to this genomic sequence to represent the inferred CDS: deleted 1 base in 1 codon; substituted 3 bases at 3 genomic stop codons), producing MRSKAKFEMEPNTGVTSEDVAGVDEAKQDFQEIVEFLKTPEKFSAELKFPKGNFWXAPRTRKTLLARAIAGEAGVPFFSLSGSEFIEVFMGVGASRVRDLFNKAKQNSPLLIFIDEIDVVGRQRGTSIGGGNDEREQTLNQLLIEMDGFTGNTRVIVIVATNRPEILDSVLLRPGRFDRQVCYFYXKFNKIIRHDNLQLFQXVTVGLPDERGREEILKVHNNNKKLDKDVSLSAIAMRNLGFSGADLANLMNEVAILSGRGGKYKITMKEVDDSIDGIVAGMEGTKMTDGKSKIQVAYHEIGHAVSV from the exons ATGAG GAGTAAAGCAAAGTTTGAGATGGAACCAAACACAGGAGTTACATCAGAGGATGTTGCTGGAGTTGACGAAGCCAAGCAAGACTTCCAAGAGATTGTTGAGTTCTTGAAGACCCCAGAGAAGTTTTCTGCGGAGCTAAAATTCCCAAAGGGTAACTTTTGGTAGGCCCCCAGGACTAGAAAGACATTGTTGGCCAGGGCAATTGCAGGAGAGGCTGGGGTTCCTTTCTTTTCCCTATCTGGATCAGAGTTCATTGAGGTGTTTATGGGTGTAGGGGCCTCAAGGGTGAGAGATTTGTTTAACAAGGCCAAGCAAAATTCACCCCTTTTGATATTCATAGATGAGATAGATGTTGTAGGGAGGCAGAGAGGTACAAGTATAGGTGGAGGAAATGATGAAAGGGAGCAAACACTGAATCAATTGCTCATTGAAATGGATGGTTTCACTGGAAACACTAGAGTTATAGTCATTGTTGCTACCAACAGACCCGAAATTCTTGATTCAGTATTGCTTAGACCTGGGAGGTTTGATAGACAGGTATGTTACTT ttattaaaaattcaacaaaattatAAGACATGACAATTTGCAATTGTTCCAATAGGTCACTGTTGGATTACCA GATGAAAGAGGGAGGGAAGAAATATTGAAAGTTCATAATAACAACAAGAAGCTTGACAAGGATGTCTCTCTTAGTGCCATTGCCATGAGAAATCTCGGATTCAGTGGTGCAGACCTCGCAAACCTCATGAATGAGGTTGCCATTCTTTCCGGTCGAGGGGGCAAATATAAGATCACAATGAAAGAAGTTGATGACTCTATAGATGGCATTGTGGCAGGCATGGAAGGAACCAAGATGACTGATGGCAAAAGCAAAATTCAGGTGGCTTACCATGAAATTGGACATGCTGTTTCTGTGTAA